The following proteins come from a genomic window of Thiothrix unzii:
- a CDS encoding adenosylcobinamide-GDP ribazoletransferase: protein MKLKHFFLALSFLTRIPIPNLGQLEPPDFARAALFYPAVGAVIGVILCIPLLLFPHAPPLLLAAILTVIWAMVTGGLHLDGLADSADAWLGGFGDPAKTHRILKDPLVGAAGVIALVGVLLLKFAALVAVLEHAAWWLILMAPIIGRLLILLLFLTTPYVRAEGLASAVTAHLPRTTAIWIVTGGLLLGFTVSGSGLLAVLLGFWLLRRLMLQRLQGCTGDTAGATVEIGEMLWLVGCCVSGSY from the coding sequence ATGAAACTAAAACACTTTTTCCTCGCCCTATCCTTCCTCACTCGCATCCCCATCCCAAACTTGGGGCAGCTAGAACCACCTGACTTCGCCCGTGCCGCGCTGTTTTACCCCGCAGTAGGCGCAGTTATCGGCGTAATCTTATGCATACCGTTGCTGCTATTTCCGCACGCCCCGCCGCTGTTACTCGCAGCCATACTCACTGTCATTTGGGCAATGGTGACGGGTGGTTTGCACCTAGACGGGCTGGCGGATAGTGCAGATGCTTGGCTGGGCGGGTTTGGTGATCCCGCAAAAACGCACCGCATCCTCAAAGATCCGCTGGTAGGTGCGGCGGGTGTAATTGCCTTGGTCGGGGTGTTATTGCTGAAATTCGCGGCATTAGTGGCAGTGCTGGAACATGCTGCTTGGTGGCTAATTCTAATGGCTCCCATTATTGGGCGGCTATTGATTTTACTGCTATTTTTAACCACGCCGTATGTGCGGGCGGAAGGTTTAGCGAGTGCCGTTACTGCGCATTTACCTCGCACCACAGCTATCTGGATAGTTACTGGCGGTTTACTGCTGGGTTTCACGGTTTCCGGTAGTGGTTTGCTCGCTGTATTGCTGGGGTTTTGGCTATTGCGGCGATTGATGCTGCAACGCTTACAAGGTTGCACCGGGGATACTGCCGGAGCCACCGTAGAAATCGGCGAAATGTTGTGGTTAGTGGGCTGCTGCGTCAGTGGCAGCTACTGA
- a CDS encoding HipA domain-containing protein: protein MKVLHVYINTRRVGELHDTNGIWSFTYDPTWIDAVDGYDISPILPRQLVPHVDNSSQRSVQWFFDNLLPEEGARTLLARDAQLESADAFGLLAYYGAESAGSLILRTSPDETLDSGTRPLSDAHLHERIQRLPTASLSTGAAKRMSLAGAQHKLPVILRNGQLFEPIGVTPSTHILKPDHPDTHYAHSVINEYFTMRLAKALNLIVPEVTRHYVPEPVYLIERFDREITLANTARLHVVDACQVLDLDRQFKYAQASVERLSLLASRCHAPAAARLRLFSWLVFNVLVGNSDAHLKNLSFLMSKQGVSLAPHYDLLAIGVYDTKAMERDVWPHTTLAWPILDKRTFAELDRTTLLNAGAVLGIHVNTAQRLLDFQLERIKPAATQLLTAIEQENHTLLQQRPALNRFFAGEVRCLRAILHVIINDMVQRLRS, encoded by the coding sequence ATGAAAGTGCTGCATGTTTACATCAATACCCGTCGGGTTGGAGAACTGCATGACACCAATGGCATTTGGTCATTTACCTACGATCCGACTTGGATTGATGCCGTTGATGGCTATGACATTAGTCCGATATTGCCGCGCCAGTTAGTGCCGCACGTCGATAACAGTTCGCAACGCAGTGTACAGTGGTTTTTCGATAATCTGCTCCCTGAAGAAGGCGCACGCACCTTGCTGGCACGCGATGCGCAATTGGAAAGTGCCGATGCCTTTGGCTTACTGGCGTATTACGGCGCGGAATCTGCTGGCTCTTTAATATTACGCACCTCCCCGGATGAAACACTGGATAGCGGTACAAGGCCACTCAGCGATGCTCACTTGCATGAGCGTATTCAACGTTTACCGACAGCTTCCCTATCAACAGGCGCGGCAAAACGCATGTCATTGGCAGGGGCGCAACATAAGCTGCCAGTCATTTTGCGGAATGGGCAATTATTCGAGCCAATCGGGGTAACGCCTTCAACGCATATTCTGAAACCTGATCACCCTGATACTCACTATGCGCACAGCGTGATTAATGAATATTTCACCATGCGCTTGGCGAAAGCACTCAACCTTATCGTACCGGAGGTAACACGGCATTACGTGCCAGAGCCGGTATACTTGATTGAGCGTTTTGACCGCGAGATAACACTGGCGAATACCGCCCGACTGCATGTGGTCGATGCCTGCCAAGTTCTTGATTTGGATCGACAGTTCAAATACGCCCAAGCCAGCGTCGAACGCTTAAGCCTACTGGCGAGCCGCTGTCATGCGCCTGCGGCTGCCCGCTTACGCTTATTTTCTTGGCTGGTGTTCAATGTGCTGGTGGGCAATAGCGATGCACACTTGAAAAACTTGTCGTTTTTAATGAGCAAACAAGGCGTAAGCCTTGCCCCACATTACGATTTACTCGCCATTGGAGTGTACGACACCAAAGCAATGGAACGCGATGTCTGGCCTCATACCACACTGGCATGGCCGATATTAGACAAGCGCACTTTCGCGGAACTGGATCGCACGACCTTGCTCAATGCGGGTGCAGTGTTGGGGATTCACGTTAACACGGCTCAACGCTTATTGGATTTCCAGCTTGAGCGTATCAAACCTGCCGCAACGCAATTGCTGACCGCTATTGAGCAGGAAAACCACACCCTATTGCAGCAACGCCCCGCCTTGAATCGCTTTTTTGCGGGGGAAGTACGCTGCTTACGCGCCATTCTTCATGTCATTATCAACGATATGGTGCAGCGGTTACGATCATGA
- a CDS encoding helix-turn-helix domain-containing protein has protein sequence MAITLATPTDVGHLVRAARKAQKLRQDDAAGAMGVSDMFLSGLENGAPGVRLDKLLQVLHGLGLVLQVEVNDDIAVQYTTLQRTKAAKS, from the coding sequence ATGGCTATCACCTTAGCCACCCCTACCGATGTCGGTCATCTGGTTAGAGCCGCCCGCAAAGCGCAAAAACTACGCCAAGATGATGCCGCCGGAGCAATGGGGGTTTCCGACATGTTTCTGAGTGGTTTGGAAAACGGCGCACCCGGTGTTCGTTTGGATAAATTATTGCAAGTATTACACGGCTTAGGCTTGGTACTCCAAGTCGAAGTCAATGATGATATTGCGGTGCAATACACCACATTACAGCGCACGAAAGCGGCTAAATCATGA
- the cobT gene encoding nicotinate-nucleotide--dimethylbenzimidazole phosphoribosyltransferase, with protein sequence MHWLTQPCPIPDAALYQAAQQRQAQLTKPTGALGELETVVMRLAALQRRELPTLNAVHISVFAADHGVADEAVSAFPQAVTTQMVANFLHGGAAINVLAQALGATLEVIDVGVKTALTHPALISQRAGDGTANSALHPAMSHAQLHLALQAGADAANRAHTQQADLFIGGEMGIANTTAATALYCALLDLVPLEVTGAGTGLDRAGILHKVTVVQRILNLHRAAHHDPLESLRCMGGFEIAALTGAYLRAAQLGIPVLVDGFISTAAALLAARIQPSMHPWLFLSHTSAEPGHAFAIDALQLRPLLDLGMRLGEGSGAAVAVPLLRMACALHAGMATFAEAAVAGKL encoded by the coding sequence ATGCATTGGTTGACCCAGCCTTGCCCAATTCCCGACGCTGCGCTGTACCAAGCCGCGCAACAACGACAAGCACAACTGACCAAACCAACGGGCGCGTTAGGTGAACTGGAAACGGTGGTGATGCGCCTTGCCGCTTTGCAACGCCGGGAATTGCCCACGTTGAATGCCGTACACATTAGCGTGTTTGCAGCAGATCACGGGGTGGCGGATGAAGCGGTTTCGGCATTTCCACAGGCGGTAACAACGCAAATGGTGGCTAACTTTCTGCACGGCGGCGCGGCGATTAACGTGTTGGCGCAGGCATTGGGTGCCACCTTGGAAGTGATTGACGTAGGGGTAAAAACCGCGTTAACCCACCCCGCCCTGATCAGTCAACGTGCGGGTGATGGCACGGCGAATAGTGCCTTACACCCCGCCATGAGCCATGCGCAATTACACCTCGCGCTGCAAGCTGGTGCTGATGCCGCCAACCGCGCTCACACCCAACAAGCCGATTTGTTTATTGGTGGGGAAATGGGCATTGCTAATACCACTGCTGCCACCGCGTTGTATTGCGCTTTGCTGGATTTAGTCCCGCTGGAAGTAACGGGCGCAGGCACGGGTTTGGATCGGGCTGGCATATTGCACAAGGTCACGGTGGTGCAACGTATTCTTAATCTGCACCGCGCGGCACACCACGACCCGCTGGAAAGCTTACGCTGCATGGGCGGGTTTGAAATTGCAGCACTGACCGGTGCGTATTTACGGGCGGCGCAACTGGGGATTCCGGTATTGGTGGACGGCTTTATCAGCACTGCTGCGGCATTGCTGGCGGCACGGATTCAGCCGTCAATGCATCCGTGGTTGTTTTTGTCGCACACCTCCGCTGAACCGGGGCACGCTTTCGCGATTGATGCCTTGCAATTACGCCCGTTGCTGGACTTAGGAATGCGCCTTGGGGAAGGCAGTGGCGCGGCGGTGGCAGTGCCGTTATTGCGCATGGCGTGTGCGTTGCACGCTGGTATGGCGACATTTGCCGAAGCAGCGGTAGCGGGGAAGTTGTGA
- the cobU gene encoding bifunctional adenosylcobinamide kinase/adenosylcobinamide-phosphate guanylyltransferase, with protein sequence MQALILGGARSGKSAFAERVAQHSGQPVVYIATAQAHDHEMQQRIAHHRVSRPAHWLTVEEPLALATCLQQHAAPERLLLVDCLTLWLTNLLCLDDENRLQMETEGLLAGLAQLPGDVLLVSNEVGLGVVPLGELTRRYLDTAGRLHQQLAAQLPHVTFLVAGLPQTLKGTPLCIG encoded by the coding sequence ATGCAAGCCCTGATTCTTGGCGGTGCACGTTCCGGCAAAAGTGCTTTTGCTGAACGGGTGGCGCAGCACAGCGGGCAACCTGTGGTCTACATTGCAACCGCGCAAGCGCATGACCACGAAATGCAGCAACGCATTGCCCATCACCGCGTTTCACGTCCCGCGCACTGGCTCACAGTGGAAGAGCCACTGGCTTTGGCGACGTGTTTGCAACAGCACGCCGCGCCGGAACGTTTGTTACTGGTTGATTGTCTGACATTATGGCTGACGAATTTACTGTGTCTTGACGATGAAAATCGCCTCCAGATGGAAACAGAAGGATTACTCGCGGGTTTGGCACAATTACCCGGTGATGTGTTGCTGGTCAGCAATGAGGTCGGTTTGGGCGTTGTACCGCTGGGCGAGTTAACCCGCCGTTACCTGGATACCGCCGGACGCTTGCACCAACAACTCGCCGCACAACTGCCGCACGTGACTTTTTTAGTGGCAGGCTTGCCACAAACGTTAAAAGGAACTCCGCTATGCATTGGTTGA
- a CDS encoding ATP-binding protein translates to MNLVKLMQRLRLGEDSTLELKQLITKDNGKSFEPHPDGLSDELAAMGNANGGLMVFGVDDKTRNVTGIPAEYLDKVEMWLTAICVDRIKPPLEIATHHLELPDASGQLQAVIVAEVPRSLWVHQSANGYFKRIGHAKREMQPDMLARLFQQRSQARIVRFEEQIVPKASFDDLDALLLRRFIKPDQGDAITQLARLHLIDNREGEALPTIAGVLLCTLDPTKWLRNAEILAVAHSGLRNDPNEQLDAQEIRGPLDRQILDAFHFVRRNMTTAARKPLGRVDYPQYHLGAVFEAIVNAVAHRDYSLHAQRIRLFMFADRLEIHSPGALPNTLSLESMSRLSVPRNEILASLFSRYYPVDEVELGKSYLMDRRGFGVEMILRESEKLSGKLPKYESVSDLELCLTLYAQAIPIANMS, encoded by the coding sequence ATGAACCTCGTGAAACTGATGCAACGTCTTCGTTTGGGCGAAGACTCGACGTTGGAACTCAAACAACTCATCACCAAAGACAACGGCAAAAGCTTTGAACCACATCCCGACGGCCTGTCTGATGAACTGGCAGCTATGGGTAATGCTAACGGCGGTCTAATGGTTTTCGGTGTGGATGATAAAACCCGCAACGTGACCGGTATTCCTGCGGAATACTTGGATAAAGTTGAAATGTGGTTAACCGCTATTTGCGTTGACCGTATCAAGCCCCCACTGGAAATCGCTACCCATCATCTCGAATTACCGGATGCAAGCGGACAATTACAAGCCGTGATCGTCGCGGAAGTGCCGCGCAGTTTGTGGGTACACCAAAGTGCGAATGGCTATTTCAAACGCATTGGTCACGCCAAACGCGAAATGCAGCCGGATATGTTGGCGCGTTTATTCCAGCAACGTAGTCAGGCGCGGATTGTGCGTTTTGAGGAGCAAATCGTCCCCAAAGCCAGTTTCGATGATCTCGACGCACTGCTATTGCGCCGTTTTATCAAACCTGACCAAGGCGATGCCATCACGCAATTGGCACGGCTGCATTTGATTGACAATCGTGAGGGTGAAGCCCTGCCCACCATTGCGGGGGTATTGCTCTGCACGTTAGACCCGACCAAATGGTTACGTAATGCTGAAATTCTTGCCGTCGCCCACAGTGGCTTGCGGAATGATCCCAACGAACAGCTTGATGCGCAGGAAATCCGGGGGCCATTGGATAGGCAAATCCTCGATGCTTTCCACTTTGTGCGCCGTAATATGACCACAGCGGCACGTAAACCGTTAGGACGTGTGGATTACCCGCAATACCATTTAGGTGCAGTGTTCGAGGCGATTGTGAATGCGGTGGCGCACCGTGATTATTCCCTGCACGCGCAACGTATCCGCTTGTTTATGTTTGCTGACCGCTTAGAGATTCACTCGCCGGGTGCGTTACCCAACACCTTGTCGTTGGAGTCGATGAGTCGTTTGTCAGTGCCGCGCAATGAAATACTTGCCAGTTTGTTTTCGCGTTACTACCCCGTGGATGAGGTGGAATTGGGCAAAAGCTATTTGATGGACAGGCGCGGTTTCGGTGTTGAAATGATTTTGCGCGAAAGCGAAAAACTGTCTGGAAAATTGCCGAAATACGAGTCGGTCAGTGATTTAGAACTGTGTCTAACGCTTTATGCTCAAGCGATTCCCATCGCAAATATGTCATGA